The genomic segment CGGAGAGGAACGCGAGGTGCTTGCCGTCGAGGGTGAACGCGGGCGCGTAGTCGCGGAAGCGCAGCGGCGTCGCCTCGGCCACCGACAGGTCGGCGGTGTTGGCGAGCTTGAGCTGCCGCAGGGGGCTCGGGCCGGGATGCGACCAGGCGAGCCATGCGGAGTCGGGCGAGAAGACGAGCCCGGTGGCCTCGCCGTCCTCGCTGCGGTCGACCTCGCGGACCTCGCCGCTCTCGCGCTCGACGAGCAGCACACGCCCGTCGTGCGAGGCGACGGCGGCACGGGAGCCGTCGGGGGCGACGGCGAGCCCGAGGACCCGGCCGAGCTGTCCCGCGGCGAGCCTGCGCGGGGTGGCGCCGGGCGCGGAGCCGGTGGCGGGCGCGAACTCCAGGGCCTCGTCGCCCTCGGCGTCCGTGACCCACACGACGTGCTCCTCGCCCTGCACGCGGAACGTACGCGGCAGCCGGGCGCGCACCCCGTGCTCGGCGGCGAGCGCGCGGGCGGGGCCCTCGCGGTGCGTGACCCAGTGGACGGAGCCGCGCACGGAGACGGCGCTGCCGCGTCCGGTGTGGTCGGGCGCGGCGGCACCGAACCAGCGGGCGGCGCTCACGGGGTGCGGCTGCAGGTCGGTGCGCTGGCCGCCGAGGCGCAGCTCGACGCGGCGGGGCTCGGCGTCCGACAGGTCGTCGAGGAGCCAGAGTTCACCCGCTGACATGTAGACGACGCGGGTGCCGTCGGTGGCCGCGTGGCGCGCGTAGAAGCCGTCGAGGGCGGTGTGCCGGCGCAGGTCGGAGCCGTCGGGCTGGGAGGAGTAGAGGGCGCCGACGCCTTCGTGGTCGGAGAGGAAGGCGATGCGCCCGCCGACGAGGAGCGGGTACTCGATGTTGCCGTCGAGCTCTTCGTGGACGCGTACGAAGCGGGGCTCTCCGTCCCCGGGAGCCGCGCCGCCCCCGTCACCCTCCGTGCGCCGGATCCACAGCTTGCCCGCGGTGCCGCCGCGGTACCGCTTCCACCAGGCGGCCTCGCGGCCCATCGGCGCGGAGAGCAACAGGACCTGCCCGTCGGGGCCGTGGGCGGCGTCGCCGACGGGTCCGTACGGCAGGGTGGCGGCGGGACCGCCGTCGAGCGGGACGGCCCGCGCCCAGCTGCGGCGCAGGGAGGCCTGTCCCGTCGCGCTGACGGCGAGGACCCGCCCGTCGGGTGTCCAGCCACGCACGGCGGTACGCCAACTCCCCCAGTACGTCAGCCTTTTGGAGGGGCCTCCGTCGACGGGGGCGATGTGCACCTCGGGGGCTCCGTCGCGCGTGGAGGTCCAGGCGACGGTCGTGCCGTCCGGGGATATGCGGGGATGGTTCACGGGCATGTTGTCGGCGCTGACCCGCCAGGCCCGGCCCCCGTCGAGGGGCGCGACCCAGACGTCGTCCTCTGCCGCGAACGTGAGCAACTCGCCGTGAACGTGCGGGAACCGGAGATATGCGCGGTGCGCTGCCTCTGTCACACCGACCAGCCTAGGCAGGCACCGCACGCGCCGACAGGGGGACGATCATTTCCCGGGCACGCAGTCGCAGGTCGGCTGGGGTGGCGGCGGGTCCGCGGTCACCGTCACGGTGACGGTGGGGGTGGGCGCGGGGTCGGGCTCCTGGTGGGTGGGCGGGGTGGAGGGCTGATCGCCCCCGCCGCCCCCGCCGCTCCCGCCGTCCCCGTCGCCGTCCCCGTCGCCCGCGTCGCAGTTCCCCAGCACATCGACGCGGAACCACTGCTCGCCGCCGACCTTGGCGGTGAGGTTGCCGCGTACGCAGGCCCCGTCGACGACGGAACTCACCCGGCCCTTGACCGAGATGTCCGTACCGTCGTCGGTCTCGCCCTGACAGTCCACCTCGATCACGGACTCCGTAGGGCCGGACCCGTTCTTCGGCGTGACCTTGTCCGCGAAGCCGGCCGTGCAGCTCAGCCAGGACACGTCGGCCCCCTGCCGCTCCAGCTCCTTGGTCCCCGCCTCGTCCACCGTGAGCGCGACCGCGGAGGTGTTCATCCCGCCGTTCACGGGATCGCACGCGGTGACTCCCAGCGCGGCGGCGCCCACGAGCCCGACGGCGTACAGGATCGTCGTACGCCGTGTCCCCGACACCCGGCCGCGTAACCGCCTCAATGCCCCCATGGGCGGCAGAGTGCCACCGCGCACGCCGGTGCGGTAGACCGCTTGCGGCCATGCTCAGGTGCGCAGCAGCAGCCACTCCTGCAACTCCACCAGGTTGCCCTCGGGATCCTTGAGGTGGGCGACGCGCATGCGCTCCGTCATGGGCGCGGGCCCGTGCGCGAGGACGGCTCCGCGTCCGACGATCTCCGCGCAGTACGCGTCCAGGTCGTCGACCCTGAGCACCACCAGTGAGCGGTGCCCGGTCGCCGCGTCGGCCAGCTCGCCGAGCAGCCCGGCCATCATCGCGCGGTCCTGCAGCGCGATGCCCGCCGAGCCGACGGCGAACCCGAACTTCTCGTACGGTCCGTCCTCGGCGCCCGACTGGGGCTTGAGGCCCAGCACTTCGCCGTAGAAGCGGTAGCAGGCGGGAAAGTCCGCGACGAGCAGACGCACCTGAGCGAGTTCCAACGCATCCCCCGTGGGGTTCGGTCAGGACCAGCGGCCGGTGCGCCCGAGGAGGAGCGCGGTCGCCGCGGTCCCGGCGGTCGACGTGCGCAACACGCTACGCCCGAGCCGGTACGGCTTCGCGCCCGACTCGGCGAACACCGCCAGCTCCTCCGGGGACACGCCCCCTTCGGGCCCGACCACCAGCACGATGTGCCCGGCCGCGGGGAGTTCCGCCGTGGCCAGCGGGTCGCTGCTGCCCTCCTCGTGCAGGACGGCCGCGAAGTCGGCGTCCGCGAGGAGCGCGGCGACCTGCTTGGTCGACGCGGCGTCGGCGACCTCGGGGAAGCGGACCCGGCGCGACTGCTTGCCCGCCTCGCGCGCGGTGGCCCGCCACTTGGCGAGGGCCTTCAGGCCGCGCTCACCCTTCCACTGCGTGATGCAGCGCGACGCGGTCCACGGCACGACGGCGTCGACGCCGGTCTCCGTCATGGTCTCCACGGCGAGCTCGCCGCGGTCGCCCTTGGGCAGGGCCTGTACGACGGTGATGCGGGGCGACTCCGCGGGCTCCTCGGCGACGGAGTCCATGTGGACGATCAGCCGGTCCTTGCCCTCGGTGTCCACGACCACGCACTCCGCCCAGCGCCCGGCGCCGTCGGTCAGGACGACGTCCTCACCGGCGCGCAGCCGCTTCACGGAGACGGCGTGCCGCCCCTCGGGTCCGTCGAGCACATAGCGCCCGCCGCCGCCCGCGTCGAAGTGCTCGACGACGAAAACCGGTGCGGTCATACGGCACCCTCCGCGTCCGACGCGGCCTGCGCCCTGGCCTCGGCGAGTTCGGCCGCGAGGACCTCGACGAGCTGTCCCGCGGGCAGCTCGCGGGCGAGCCGGTGACCCTGCCCGGCCCAGAGGGCCATGGCCTGCGCGTCCCCCGCCTTCGCCGCGGCCTTGCGCAGGGCGCTGGTGAGGTGGTGGACCTGCGGGTAGGCGGCGGGGGCGTACGGGCCGTGCTCCCGCATGAACCGGTTGACGAGGCCGCGCGCGGGACGCCCGGAGAACGCGCGGGTCAGCTCGGTCCGTACGAAGAGCGGATTGGTCATGGCCTGCTTGTGCAGCGGGTTGGCGCCCGACTCGGGGGTCACGAGGAAGGCGGTGCCGAGCTGCGCGGCGTCGGCGCCCGCGGCGAGCACGGCGGCGATCTGCGCGCCGCGCATGAGCCCGCCCGCGGCGACGATGGGGATCTGCGCGGTCTCACGCACCTGCGTGATGAGTGAGAGCAACCCGATCCCGGCCCCATCGGCCTCCGGGTTGTCCTTGTGCGTCCCTTGGTGCCCGCCGGCCTCGATGCCCTGCACGCACACGGCGTCGGCGCCCGCCCACTGGGCGGTCTGCGCCTCCTCCGCGGTGGTGACGGTGACGACGGTCAGGGTGTTGACGCGGGCGAAGGCGTCGAGGACGTCACGGGTGGGGCAGCCGAAGGTGAAGGAGACGAGCGGCACGGGGTCGTCGAGCAGGATCGCCAGCTTGGCGTCGTACCCGTCGTCGCGCCCGCTCTCCGGGTCGCCGAGCTCCGTCTCGTACCAGGTGGCCTCGCCGGCGAGCTGGTTGCGGTAGACCTCGACGGCCGCGGCGTCCGCGGTGTCGGGCTGCGGCATGAACAGGTTGACGCCGAAGGGGCGCGAGGTGAGCCCCCGCAGCTGTTTGATCTCCTGGTACATCCCGTCGGCGGTCTTGTACCCGGCGGCGAGAAACCCGAGCCCGCCGGCCTCGGCGACGGCCCCGGCCAGCGCGGGCCCGGAGGCGCCGCCCGCCATGGGGGCCTGCACGATCGGGAGACGACAGAGCTCGGTCAGTGCGGAGGACATGACGGCATCGTGCCACGGTCCTCTTCCCGTACCGAATCGCGCGCCCCGCACCGGCGTACGCCGCCCCGTCTGCCCCCTGCCCGCCGTCCGGCGGCTGCGGGCCGTCCCGGGTTGCTCGCGCAGTTCCCCGCGCCCCTTGAAGGCCCGTCCCGGGCCCCTTCAAGGGCGCGGGACGGGGTGTCTCGAGGGGCGCGGCGCGGGGGGTGTCTTTAGGGGCGCGGGGAACTGCGCGACCAGCCCCCACGCACCCGCAGGCAACGAACAACGCGCCCCGCTCAAGGCGCTACCGCCCGTTGAACGCGTCCTTCAAACGGGAGAACAGCCCCTGCTGACCGGGCTGGAACTGCCCCGTCGGCCGTTCCTCCCCGCGCAACTGCGCAAGCTCCCGCAGCAACCGCTCCTGCTCGGGATCGAGCTTCGTCGGCGTGAGGACCTCGACGTGCACGATGAGGTCACCGCGACCGCCGCCCCGCAGATGCGTGATGCCGCGCCCGTGCAGCGGGACGGACTGCCCCGACTGCGTGCCGGGACGGATGTCGATCTCCTCCAGGCCGTCGAGCGTCTCCAGCGGCACCTTCGTGCCGAGGGCCGCTGCGGTCATGGGGATCGTCACCGTGCAGTGCAGGTCGTCGCCGCGCCGCTGGAAGACGGCGTGCGGCAGCTCGTGGATCTCCACGTACAGGTCACCGGCGGGGCCGCCGCCGGGGCCGACCTCGCCCTCGCCCGCGAGCTGGATCCGCGTGCCGTTGTCGACACCGGCCGGAATCTTGACCGTCAGGGTCCGCCGCGAGCGGATCCGTCCGTCGCCCGCGCACTCGGGGCACGGCGTCGGCACGACCGTCCCGAAGCCCTGGCACTGCGGGCAGGGCCGGGACGTCATGACCTGGCCGAGGAAGGACCGCGTGACCTGGGACACCTCACCGCGACCGCGGCACATGTCACAGGTCTGCGCGGACGTCCCCGGCGCGGCACCCTCACCGCTACAGGTCGTACAGACGACAGCCGTGTCGACCTGGATGTCCTTGGTCGTCCCGAAGGCGGCCTCTTCGAGGTCGATCTCCAGACGGATCATGGCGTCCTGGCCGCGACGCGTGCGCGAGCGCGGCCCGCGCTGCGACGCCGTCCCGAAGAACGCGTCCATGATGTCGGAGAAGTTGCCGAAGCCGCCGGCGCCGAAGCCACCCGCGCCTCCGCCACCGCCCGCCTGGGACAGCGGGTCGCCGCCGAGGTCGTAGACCTGCTTCTTCTGCGGGTCCGACAACACCTCGTACGCGGCGTTGATCTCCTTGAAGCGCTCCTGAGTCTTCGGGTCCGGATTCACATCCGGGTGAAGCTCACGCGCCAGCCTCCGGAAGGCCTTCTTGATCTCGTCCTGGGAAGCGTCGCGGCGCACGCCGAGTACGGCGTAGTAGTCCGTGGCCACTTACGACTCCGCCAGGATCTGTCCGACGTAACGTGCCACTGCGCGTACTGCTCCCATCGTTCCCGGATAGTCCATGCGGGTCGGTCCGACCACGCCGAGTTTGGCGACTGCCTCGCTGCCCGAACCGTAGCCGACCGAGACCACGGACGTGGAGCTGAGCCCCTCATGGGCGTTCTCGTGACCGATCCGTACGGCCATGCCCGAATCCTGCACTTCCCCAAGCAACTTGAGGAGCACGACCTGCTCCTCGAGGGCTTCGAGAACGGGCCGGATGGTGAGGGGAAAGTCATGTCCGAAGCGGGTGAGATTGGCGGTGCCGCCGATCATCAGCCGCTCCTCCGTCTCCTCCACGAGCGTCTCGAGGAGGGTGGACAGGACCGTCGCGACGGTGCCGCGGTCCTCGGCCTCGAAGGCCTCGGGCAGGTCCTGCACCAACTGTGGCACATCCGCGAAGCGCCGCCCCGCGACCCTGCTGTTCAGCCGGGCCCGCAGGTCCGCGAGCGCGGTCTCGCCGAACGGCGCGGGGCAGTCGATCATGCGCTGCTCGACCCGGCCCGTGTCCGTGATCAGTACGAGCATCAGCCGGGCGGGGGCCAGCGAGAGCAGCTCCACGTGCCGCACCGTCGACCGCGTGAGCGACGGGTACTGCACGACGGCGACCTGCCGGGTGAGCTGCGCGAGCAGCCGCACCGTGCGCCCCACGACGTCGTCGAGGTCGACGGCGCCGTCGAGGAAGTTCTGGATGGCGCGGCGCTCGGGCGCCGTCATCGGCTTGACGCCCGCGAGCTTGTCGACGAAGAGGCGGTAGCCCTTGTCGGTCGGGATGCGCCCCGCGCTGGTGTGCGGCTGGGCGATGAACCCTTCCTCCTCCAGCACCGCCATGTCGTTGCGGACGGTGGCCGGGGAAACCCCCAGACGGTGTCGCTCGGTGAGCGCCTTGGAGCCGACGGGCTCCTCCGTCCCCACGTAGTCATGGACGATGGCGCGCAGCACTTCGAGCCTGCGTTCACTGAGCATCGCGCACACCTCCAGCTGTCTCCGTCGTTCACGACGGGCCCCGGCATCCCCCGAGCCCCCTCGCCTGGCACTCCCCGCGGGCGAGTGCCAGCACTTCAAAAGGTCAGTGTACGGCCGTCGGGTACGGACCCGGCAAGACGCGGGCTGCCGAACACCGCGCGTACGGATAGCGTCACCGTATGAACGTGACGCCGGCATGGGAAGCGGCGGGCTGGGAGCGGCTCGCACCGCGGGTGGGACGGTGCCGCCTGCCCGTCTGGGACTGCACGGCGGGCCTCGTCGTCGGCGACGACGCGGCCCTGATGATCGAGGCGGGCTCGAGCCTGGCGGAGGGCGCCGCGCTGCGCACGCAGGCCCGGCGGATCCTGGGCGGCGACCGCAGGGTCACCCACCTCGCGCTGACGCACCCGCACTTCGACCACGTCCTCGGGGCGGCGGCGTTCGCGGGCGTCGAGGTGTACGGCGCGGTGGGCATCGACACGGTCTTCGCCGCGGGCCGCGACGAGCTGCGCGAGGACGCGGTGCGGCACGACCTGGACCCGGACGCGGCGGCGGAGGCGGCCGACCTCCTGGTCCGCCCGCACCATCTGGTGTGCGGGGAGTGGACGCTCGACCTGGGCGGCGGCGTGCAGGTGCTGCTCGCCAACATCGGGCCCGGCCACTCCGGCCACGACCTCGTGGTCCTGGTGCCCGGCACCGGGGGCGGCCGGGAGGTCGTCTTCTGCGGCGACCTGGTGGAGGAGTCGGGCGAGCCGCAGGCGGGCCCGGACGCGGCGCCGAACCACTGGCCCGCGGCGCTGGACCGCCTCCTGGACCTGGGCGGCGAGGACGCGCTGTACGTACCCGGGCACGGCGCGACGGTAGATGCGGCTTTTGTCCGCGCCCAACGCGCCACACTGGCAACCCGCTTCGGCGTGTCGTGACGCGTGACGCCGCCGCTCTTCCTATCGTCACGAGAATGCGCCAGTACTCCGCCGACCTCACGCCCCCTTGGAAGAAGCCGAAGCCCGTGCCGGAGGTGGCGGCGGACGCCGGCCTCGTGGTCGAGGAGCTGAGCACCGGTTTCTGCGGGGCGGTGATCCGCTGCGAGAAGACGGCGCAGGGCCCCACCGTGACGCTGGAGGACCGCTTCGGCAAGCACCGCGTCTTCCCCATGGAGCCGCGCGGTTTCCTCCTGGAGGGCCGCCCGGTCACCCTGGTCCGTCCCTCCCGGGCCGCGGCTCCCGTACGTCCGTCCCGCACCGCGTCCGGCTCGGTGGCCGTCCCCGGGGCGCGGGCGAGGGTCGCCCGCGCGGGACGTATCTACGTGGAGGGCCGTCACGACGCGGAACTGGTCGAGCGCGTGTGGGGCGACGACCTGCGCATCGAGGGCGTCGTCGTGGAGTACCTGGAGGGCATCGACGACCTCCCCGCGATCGTCGCCGAGTTCGCCCCCGGGCCGGACGCGCGCCTGGGCGTCCTGGTCGACCACCTGGTCCCGGGCTCCAAGGAGTCCCGCATCGCGACGCAGGTCACCAGCGCCCACGCCCTGGTCGTCGGGCATCCCTACATCGACGTCTGGGAGGCGGTGAAGCCGTCCTCGGTCGGCATCCCCGCCTGGCCCCGCGTCCCCCGGGGCCAGGACTGGAAGACGGGCGTCTGCGAGGCCCTGGGCTGGCCGCCCAACACGGGCGCGGCCTGGCAGCGCATCCTGAACTCGGTCCACTCCTACAAGGACCTGGAGCCGCCGCTCCTGGGCCGCGTGGAAGAACTCATCGACTTCGTCACACTCCCGTAGACCGCCGCGCGCAGGGGCGCGCCGTCAGTCCACCAGGTCCCGCACCACGGCGTCGGCGAGCAGCCGCCCCCGAAGCGTCAGGACGGCACGCCCCTCCGCGTACGGACCGGCCTCCAGGAGCCCCTCGTCCCGTGCCCGTACGGACGCCGCGAGCCCGGCCTCCCGCAGCAGTGACAACGGGCAGCCCTCCCGCAGCCGGAGCTCCAGCAGGATCCGCTCCACGCGGCGGTCCTCCGCGGACAGCACCTCACGCCCGGCCCCGGGCGACCCGCCGCCCGCGAGGGCCCCCGCGTACGCACCGGGGTGCTTGACGTTCCACCACCGCACGCCGCCGACGTGGCTGTGCGCGCCGGGTCCGGCGCCCCACCAGTCGGCGCCGCGCCAGTACAGCTCGTTGTGCAGACAGCGGCCGCTGTCGGACGTGGCCCAGTTGGACACCTCGTACCAGGAGAAGCCCGCGTTCCCGAGCACCTCGTCGGCGATCAGGTACCGGTCGGCGTGCACGTCGTCGTCGGTCATCGGCACCTCGCCGCGCCGGATGCGCCGCGCCAGCTGCGTGCCCTCCTCCACGATGAGCGCGTAGGCGCTGACGTGGTCGGGGCCCGCGCCGATCGCCGCGTCGAGCGTGGCGCGCCAGTCGTCGTCGGTCTCGCCGGGCGTGCCGTAGATCAGGTCGAGGTTCACGTGCTCGAAGCCTGCGGCCCGCGCCTCGGCGACGCACGCCTCGGGCCGGCCGGGCGTGTGCGTGCGGTCGAGCACCTTCAGGACGTGCTGCTTCGCGCTCTGCATGCCGAAGGAGACACGGTTGAAGCCGCCCTCGCGGAGCTCGCTCAGGTACGCCTCGTCGACCGACTCGGGGTTGGCCTCCGTCGTGATCTCCGCGTCGTCCGCGAGCCCGAACTCGTCCCGGACGGCGGCGAGCATCGCCACGAGGTCGCGGGCGGCGAGCAGCGTCGGCGTGCCGCCCCCGACGAACACGGTCCGCACGGGCCGCGGGTCGTCGCCCAGGACCTTCCTTGCGAGCCGCACCTCGTCGGCGAGGGTCTGCGCGTAGTTGTCGCGGGAGGCGAGGACGCCGCCGGAGCCGCGCAGCTCGGTCGCGGTGTACGTGTTGAAGTCGCAGTAGCCGCAGCGCGTGGCGCAGTACGGGACGTGCAGGTAGAAGCCGAGGGGGCGGGAGGCCGCGCCGGCGAGGGCGGACGCGGGCAGCGCGCCGTCCTCGGGCATGGGCTCACCATCGGGCAGTGCGGAGGGCATGCCTTCGATTGTCCCCCACCCGCCGGGCCCTCCTCCCCTCACCGCGCCCGCAGCACCAGCAGGGCCAGGTCGTCGTCCGGCGGGCGTTCCGAGAATTCGTGGACCAGGCGTCTGATGCGCTCCGCCACCAGCGGGGCGTCGAGCCCCGCGCAGCTCGCCAGCGCCACCGCGAGGCCGTCCGCGTCGTCGAACTGGCGGCGGCCCGTCCGGCGCTCGGTGACGCCGTCCGTGACGCACAGCAGCGTCTCGCCGGACCCCAGGTCGAAGCTCTCGCTCGTGTACGTCTCGTCGTCGACGACGCCGAGCAGCATCTGCGGAGTGGCCGCCTCCCGCACCTCACCGGCGGCGGACATGACGAGCGGCAGCGGATGCCCGGCGCAGGCGAGGGTGACGCGGACTCCTCCTTCGTACGGGACGATCTCCCCGTACAGGAGCGAGAGGAAGCGCGACGTGGGGCTGTCGGGCGGCACGCCCTGCCCGCCCGCCACCGCGACGACCGCCGCCGCCGCGTCCGCCGCCTCGGTCGCGTCGTCCAGGAGCAGCTGGTTGAGGCGGTCCATGACCTCCGCGACCTGGTACCCCTCGCGGGCGAGCAGTCGCAGCCAGGGGCGGGCGAGGCCGATGACCACGGCCGCCTCAGGACCCTTGCCCTGGACGTCGCCGAGCGCGAAGCACCAGCGGCCGTCGCCCGCCTGGAACACGTCGTAGAAGTCGCCGCCGGGGCCGCCCTTGTCCCGCGGTTCGTAGACGATGCCGCTCTCGACGCCGGGGATGTCCGCGACCTTGCTGGGCAGCAGCCCGCGCTGGAGCACCTGGCTGATGTTGGCCTGGCGCTGGTAGCGCCGCGCCGTGCTGATGGCGAGGGCGACCCGGCGGCTGAAGTCCTCGACGAGTCCCGTGACTTCGTCGGGGAAGCGGACGAGCCCGGACCGGCCGATGACGAGCGTGCCGAGGACGCGCCCGCCGGCCGTCAGCCGGTACGCCAGGGCCGCGCCGGACACCCCGCCCACCAGCGCCTCGCCGGGCCAGGGCAGCGGGAACGCGCCGGAGCCCGCCGTGTCGGGGACGCGGGGCGGCTCCTTCTCCAGGACGCGGCGCAGCTCCTCTATCCGGTGCTCGCTGGTGTGCCACACCCGGGCGAGCCGCGCGCCCTGCACGCCCACGGAGTCGCGCGCCGCCCCGTCGTCGAGCCAGACCGCGCACCAGTCCGCGAGGCGCGGCACGAGCAGCTGTCCGGCGAGCGCGGCCACCAGGTCCTGGTCGAACTGTCCGGCCAGCAGGTCGGACGCCTCGGCGAGGAAGGAGAGCGCGCCCCTGTTGACCCACTCGGTGTCCTGCGAGGCCCGCTTGGGCAGCGGCGCGAGGATCTCGGCGGCCCGCAGTCCGCGCTGCAGCGCCTGCTCGCTCGCGTACGACTCGATCTCGTGGACGGCCTGCACGCCCTCGACGGGCAGCCGCGCCCAGACGGATTTCGTGCCGGTGCGGTAGGTGATGCCCCAGGACTCGGAGAGGGTCGCGACGAGGTGGAGTCCCCGGCCGTACTCGGGCGTGCCGGAGGGCTGTGGGCGGTGGTCGCCGCGGACGGCGCGTGAGGGGTGGTGGTCGGCGACCTCGATGAGGAGGGACTCCGTGGTCTCGCCGGGGAGCACCTCGTCGAGGCGGCACATCAGCTCGACGTCCGTGCCCGCGTGCACGACGGCGTTGGTCACCAGCTCGCTGACCAGCAGCACCGCGTCGTCGGCAAGCCGGTCGGTGATGCCGGCGGCGGCGGGCACGCCTAGCTCGGTCCAGTCGGCGAGCGCCGCCCGCACGAATCTCCGCGCGGCGGCGGGCGCCAGCGGGTTGCCGGGCAGTGACGTGCGCACCACCGCCGGCGGCCCGGGGCGGCCCGGGTCCATGGCGGAGGCACGGATATCGGCCTCCCGTTGCATCGGAATGGACCCCACGGTGCGGCTCCTGAGCAGTTCGGGTGAATACGCCTCAGGCGACACCGACAGAGTGACAGACTGGCCACACTCATAAGCACCGAGTTACCGAAGTGGGCCGTTATGAGTGAGAACAGTGCTATGCCTGTGCTTGGAAAAGACCGCGTTCCGGTCCCGACGCAGAGTGCCGAGGCCGGACCGGAACCGGCCAACTGCCAGCTGCGCCCGCTTCTCGCTGCCATGCGCGCCGCGCGGGACGGCGACTTCACCAAGGTGGCGCCGGTCGGCGACGGTCTGACGGCCGAGCTGTACTCGGTGTTCAACGAGATGCTGGACCGTTCGCTGCACTTCGACGGCGAGCTGGTCCGCGTGCGGCGCGAGATCATACGGCACGGCAGGCTGGACGAGCGGTTCGGCGCGAGCCCCGGTCAGGGCAGGTGGGCGGCCCGCGTCTCGGAGGTCAACACCCTGCTGGACGCGTTGGTCGCGCCGGCGGCGAACGCGACCCGGGTGCTGAACGCGGTGGCGGGCGGCGACCTCACGCAACGCGTCGACCTGCACGACGGCACCCGTGAACTGCGCGGTGATTTACGGCGCCTGGGGCGTGCCGTCAACACGATGGTGGACCAGCTGTCCCTGTTCACGGGCGAGGTCACGCGGGTCGCCCGCGAGGTCGGCACGGAGGGGCGTCTCGGCGGGCGCGCCAAGGTGCGCGGCCTTTCCGGCAGTTGGCGCGATGTGACGGAGGCCGTCAACACGATGGCGTCCCGCCTCACCGCGCAGGTGCGGGACATCGCGCTCGTGACGACGGCGGTGGCGCAGGGCGACCTGACGCGCACGGTGACCGTCGAGGCGACGGGCGAGCTCCTCGAACTGAAGCTGACCGTGAACACGATGGTGGAGCAGCTCTCCGCGTTCGCCGCCGAGGTGACGCGGGTGGCGCGCGAGGTGGGCACGGAGGGCCAGCTGGGCGGCCGCGCCCAGGCGCGCGGGGTGTCGGGCGTGTGGAAGGACCTCACCGACAACGTCAACTTCATGGCGTCCAACCTCACCTCCCAGGTCCGCAACATCGCCCAGGTCACCACCGCCGTCGCCAACGGCGACCTGAGCCAGAAGATCACGGTCGACGCCCGGGGCGAGATCCTGGAGCTGAAGTCGACGGTGAACACGATGGTCGACCAGCTGTCCGCCTTCGCAGACGAGGTCACACGTGTAGCCCGCGAGGTCGGCACCGAAGGCAACCTCGGCGGGCGCGCCCAGGTGCGGGGCGTGTCGGGCGTGTGG from the Streptomyces venezuelae genome contains:
- a CDS encoding VOC family protein; translation: MELAQVRLLVADFPACYRFYGEVLGLKPQSGAEDGPYEKFGFAVGSAGIALQDRAMMAGLLGELADAATGHRSLVVLRVDDLDAYCAEIVGRGAVLAHGPAPMTERMRVAHLKDPEGNLVELQEWLLLRT
- a CDS encoding 16S rRNA (uracil(1498)-N(3))-methyltransferase, whose translation is MTAPVFVVEHFDAGGGGRYVLDGPEGRHAVSVKRLRAGEDVVLTDGAGRWAECVVVDTEGKDRLIVHMDSVAEEPAESPRITVVQALPKGDRGELAVETMTETGVDAVVPWTASRCITQWKGERGLKALAKWRATAREAGKQSRRVRFPEVADAASTKQVAALLADADFAAVLHEEGSSDPLATAELPAAGHIVLVVGPEGGVSPEELAVFAESGAKPYRLGRSVLRTSTAGTAATALLLGRTGRWS
- a CDS encoding nitronate monooxygenase, which gives rise to MSSALTELCRLPIVQAPMAGGASGPALAGAVAEAGGLGFLAAGYKTADGMYQEIKQLRGLTSRPFGVNLFMPQPDTADAAAVEVYRNQLAGEATWYETELGDPESGRDDGYDAKLAILLDDPVPLVSFTFGCPTRDVLDAFARVNTLTVVTVTTAEEAQTAQWAGADAVCVQGIEAGGHQGTHKDNPEADGAGIGLLSLITQVRETAQIPIVAAGGLMRGAQIAAVLAAGADAAQLGTAFLVTPESGANPLHKQAMTNPLFVRTELTRAFSGRPARGLVNRFMREHGPYAPAAYPQVHHLTSALRKAAAKAGDAQAMALWAGQGHRLARELPAGQLVEVLAAELAEARAQAASDAEGAV
- the dnaJ gene encoding molecular chaperone DnaJ; protein product: MATDYYAVLGVRRDASQDEIKKAFRRLARELHPDVNPDPKTQERFKEINAAYEVLSDPQKKQVYDLGGDPLSQAGGGGGAGGFGAGGFGNFSDIMDAFFGTASQRGPRSRTRRGQDAMIRLEIDLEEAAFGTTKDIQVDTAVVCTTCSGEGAAPGTSAQTCDMCRGRGEVSQVTRSFLGQVMTSRPCPQCQGFGTVVPTPCPECAGDGRIRSRRTLTVKIPAGVDNGTRIQLAGEGEVGPGGGPAGDLYVEIHELPHAVFQRRGDDLHCTVTIPMTAAALGTKVPLETLDGLEEIDIRPGTQSGQSVPLHGRGITHLRGGGRGDLIVHVEVLTPTKLDPEQERLLRELAQLRGEERPTGQFQPGQQGLFSRLKDAFNGR
- the hrcA gene encoding heat-inducible transcriptional repressor HrcA, translating into MLSERRLEVLRAIVHDYVGTEEPVGSKALTERHRLGVSPATVRNDMAVLEEEGFIAQPHTSAGRIPTDKGYRLFVDKLAGVKPMTAPERRAIQNFLDGAVDLDDVVGRTVRLLAQLTRQVAVVQYPSLTRSTVRHVELLSLAPARLMLVLITDTGRVEQRMIDCPAPFGETALADLRARLNSRVAGRRFADVPQLVQDLPEAFEAEDRGTVATVLSTLLETLVEETEERLMIGGTANLTRFGHDFPLTIRPVLEALEEQVVLLKLLGEVQDSGMAVRIGHENAHEGLSSTSVVSVGYGSGSEAVAKLGVVGPTRMDYPGTMGAVRAVARYVGQILAES
- a CDS encoding MBL fold metallo-hydrolase, producing the protein MTPAWEAAGWERLAPRVGRCRLPVWDCTAGLVVGDDAALMIEAGSSLAEGAALRTQARRILGGDRRVTHLALTHPHFDHVLGAAAFAGVEVYGAVGIDTVFAAGRDELREDAVRHDLDPDAAAEAADLLVRPHHLVCGEWTLDLGGGVQVLLANIGPGHSGHDLVVLVPGTGGGREVVFCGDLVEESGEPQAGPDAAPNHWPAALDRLLDLGGEDALYVPGHGATVDAAFVRAQRATLATRFGVS
- a CDS encoding DUF3097 domain-containing protein, encoding MRQYSADLTPPWKKPKPVPEVAADAGLVVEELSTGFCGAVIRCEKTAQGPTVTLEDRFGKHRVFPMEPRGFLLEGRPVTLVRPSRAAAPVRPSRTASGSVAVPGARARVARAGRIYVEGRHDAELVERVWGDDLRIEGVVVEYLEGIDDLPAIVAEFAPGPDARLGVLVDHLVPGSKESRIATQVTSAHALVVGHPYIDVWEAVKPSSVGIPAWPRVPRGQDWKTGVCEALGWPPNTGAAWQRILNSVHSYKDLEPPLLGRVEELIDFVTLP
- the hemW gene encoding radical SAM family heme chaperone HemW produces the protein MPSALPDGEPMPEDGALPASALAGAASRPLGFYLHVPYCATRCGYCDFNTYTATELRGSGGVLASRDNYAQTLADEVRLARKVLGDDPRPVRTVFVGGGTPTLLAARDLVAMLAAVRDEFGLADDAEITTEANPESVDEAYLSELREGGFNRVSFGMQSAKQHVLKVLDRTHTPGRPEACVAEARAAGFEHVNLDLIYGTPGETDDDWRATLDAAIGAGPDHVSAYALIVEEGTQLARRIRRGEVPMTDDDVHADRYLIADEVLGNAGFSWYEVSNWATSDSGRCLHNELYWRGADWWGAGPGAHSHVGGVRWWNVKHPGAYAGALAGGGSPGAGREVLSAEDRRVERILLELRLREGCPLSLLREAGLAASVRARDEGLLEAGPYAEGRAVLTLRGRLLADAVVRDLVD